Proteins from a genomic interval of Orbaceae bacterium lpD02:
- a CDS encoding ATP-binding cassette domain-containing protein: MLTFENITIDIAQFKWLGVKTWHPLLIDISINVQPGEMVALVGSSGEGKSIFLQNSLGLLPNNMRSMGHITINGRTITDKQKSQLRGNTICYVPQGVNALNPLLRIGPQLKRTTKLNGVQKYSHDVLHILQQFELQQSIVNCYPRQLSGGMAKRVLACNAALAEAQYILADEITAWLDNVHAMQLLTYLKKLCKQGRGTLWVTHDLAMAAKFADRIAILHNGRLEEIVTPSQLKFRQASKWSLCLWDALPEHKFIS; the protein is encoded by the coding sequence ATGTTAACATTTGAAAATATAACAATTGATATTGCACAATTTAAATGGTTAGGCGTTAAAACTTGGCACCCTTTATTAATCGACATTAGCATCAATGTTCAACCGGGTGAAATGGTGGCACTTGTCGGCAGTAGTGGTGAAGGAAAGAGTATTTTTTTACAAAACTCACTCGGATTATTACCAAATAACATGCGCTCAATGGGACATATCACAATTAATGGTCGAACAATCACTGACAAACAGAAAAGTCAACTTAGAGGCAATACCATTTGTTATGTTCCACAAGGCGTTAATGCGCTTAATCCCCTCTTGCGCATTGGCCCACAACTAAAGCGCACCACAAAACTCAATGGCGTACAAAAATACTCTCATGACGTTTTACATATTTTGCAACAATTTGAATTACAACAAAGTATTGTTAATTGCTATCCCAGGCAATTATCTGGCGGCATGGCAAAGAGAGTTCTCGCATGTAATGCGGCATTAGCCGAAGCCCAGTATATTTTAGCTGATGAGATAACCGCGTGGCTTGACAATGTGCATGCTATGCAATTACTCACTTACTTAAAAAAATTATGTAAACAAGGTCGAGGCACTTTGTGGGTAACCCATGATCTTGCCATGGCGGCTAAGTTTGCCGATCGCATCGCGATTCTACATAATGGCAGACTTGAAGAGATCGTAACACCAAGCCAACTAAAATTCCGTCAAGCAAGTAAGTGGTCACTATGTTTGTGGGATGCACTACCCGAACACAAATTTATCAGCTAA
- a CDS encoding ATP-binding cassette domain-containing protein produces the protein MNSLINSTVEVDNLTIKQGEKILWQNLSFCLKSGDRLGIFAPSGYGKSTLGRVIAQWQKISSGKILLDGQQISTKGYCPIQLVNQHPERSFNPYRTMRASVYDTWAPDTGWLNKLFIKPAWLARKPSELSGGELARIALLRALDPRTKFLIIDEATAQLDAYIQAKIWQMLIDESNQRPLGMLIFSHNESLLQKVCTNIIYFDDQC, from the coding sequence ATGAATAGCTTAATAAACTCGACAGTTGAAGTTGATAATCTGACGATAAAGCAGGGTGAGAAGATCTTATGGCAAAATCTCTCTTTTTGTTTAAAGAGTGGCGATAGGTTAGGGATCTTTGCGCCAAGCGGTTATGGAAAAAGCACATTAGGGCGAGTTATTGCCCAGTGGCAAAAAATATCTTCTGGAAAAATATTATTGGATGGTCAGCAGATATCAACTAAAGGCTATTGTCCCATCCAGTTGGTTAATCAGCATCCTGAACGCAGTTTTAATCCTTACCGTACCATGCGAGCTAGCGTATATGACACTTGGGCTCCTGATACTGGTTGGCTTAATAAATTGTTTATTAAACCAGCATGGCTAGCGCGTAAACCCAGTGAACTATCAGGCGGAGAGCTCGCTAGAATCGCTTTGTTGCGCGCACTGGATCCACGGACAAAATTTTTAATTATCGATGAGGCTACCGCGCAACTTGATGCTTATATTCAGGCCAAAATTTGGCAGATGTTAATTGATGAATCAAATCAGCGTCCTTTAGGAATGCTCATTTTTAGTCACAATGAATCCTTATTACAAAAAGTCTGCACCAATATCATCTATTTTGATGACCAATGTTAG
- the fdhF gene encoding formate dehydrogenase subunit alpha has product MKKVIEVCPYCASGCKINLHVDNGKVVGAEGANGLTNEGELCLKGLYGWDFINDTKILTPRLRNPMIRREKGGELEAVSWDEAINFTVAKLKSIKEQYGADAIMCSGSSRSTGNETNYVMQKFARAAIGTNNIDCCARVUHGPSVAGLQLSVGGGAMSNSIVEIDDTKCIFIFGWNPATSHPIIARRVLRAKENGAKIIVCDPRKIETARIADIYVPLKNGSNIAFLNSIAYVLLEENLINQTFIDKYTDGFEPFKQIIMQYPPESTQTTTGIEPDVVREVARMYAMSPASGIFWGMGVCQFYQGVETVRALASLALLTGQIGRPNTGLAPVRGQNNVQGACDMGALPNQFPGYQNVADADVRAKFEQAWGVEKLSDKIGVYLSEVAMKAEQGSVKAFYCMGEDPLQTEPDLSAVRHGFSQLDLLIVQDVFMTKTASVADVILPATTWGEHEGVYSAADRGFQRFYKAVEPVGDVKVDWQIISLLATALGYPMHYNNTQEIWDELRGLCPKYYGATYEKMDVNGGLGYVQWPCPTLDSPGSRYLYSDGQGGVKFDTPNGKGQIFTCDWAPPVEQIDNDYPLVLATVREVGHYSCRSMTGNCRALATLADEPGYIQINSQDAKNLNIKDEELVWISSRHGKVISRANVSDRTNKGAVYMTYQWWVGACNELVGENLSPITKTPEYKYVPVKLETIADQQWAEAYVLDEYHQLKHRLRAQTEKATFSSYK; this is encoded by the coding sequence ATGAAAAAAGTGATAGAGGTTTGTCCTTATTGTGCTTCAGGTTGTAAAATTAATTTGCACGTTGATAATGGGAAGGTTGTCGGTGCTGAAGGTGCAAACGGCCTAACTAACGAAGGTGAGTTATGTTTAAAAGGTTTATATGGCTGGGATTTTATTAATGATACAAAAATTTTGACGCCTCGTTTACGTAATCCAATGATCCGTCGCGAGAAAGGTGGCGAACTCGAGGCCGTTTCTTGGGATGAAGCCATCAATTTCACGGTAGCAAAACTAAAATCAATAAAAGAGCAATATGGCGCAGATGCCATTATGTGCTCCGGCTCTTCTCGTAGTACGGGTAATGAAACTAATTATGTAATGCAAAAATTTGCTAGGGCGGCGATTGGCACTAACAATATCGATTGTTGTGCAAGGGTCTGACACGGCCCTTCTGTTGCAGGTCTGCAACTTTCAGTCGGTGGCGGTGCCATGAGTAACTCAATCGTTGAGATTGATGATACTAAATGTATTTTTATTTTTGGTTGGAATCCAGCAACCTCTCACCCTATTATTGCACGCCGTGTACTAAGGGCTAAAGAGAATGGTGCGAAGATTATCGTTTGTGATCCGCGTAAAATTGAAACCGCAAGGATTGCGGATATTTATGTGCCATTAAAAAATGGTAGTAATATTGCGTTTTTAAATTCAATTGCTTATGTTTTACTTGAAGAAAATTTAATTAATCAGACTTTTATTGATAAATATACTGATGGTTTTGAGCCATTTAAACAAATTATCATGCAGTATCCACCTGAGTCAACTCAGACAACAACAGGAATTGAACCCGACGTTGTCCGTGAAGTAGCAAGAATGTATGCAATGTCTCCTGCATCAGGGATCTTTTGGGGAATGGGTGTTTGTCAGTTTTATCAAGGCGTTGAAACCGTTCGTGCGCTGGCAAGTTTAGCGTTATTAACGGGGCAAATTGGTCGACCAAATACGGGACTTGCGCCGGTGCGTGGTCAAAACAATGTTCAAGGTGCTTGTGATATGGGCGCTTTACCAAACCAATTCCCTGGTTATCAAAATGTGGCCGATGCCGATGTTCGTGCTAAATTTGAACAGGCATGGGGAGTTGAAAAACTTTCTGATAAGATTGGCGTATATCTAAGTGAAGTAGCGATGAAAGCTGAGCAAGGTTCAGTAAAAGCATTTTATTGCATGGGTGAGGATCCTTTGCAGACTGAGCCAGATTTATCGGCGGTAAGACATGGATTTAGTCAACTTGATCTATTAATTGTGCAAGATGTTTTTATGACTAAAACCGCTTCTGTTGCCGATGTTATTTTGCCCGCAACAACGTGGGGTGAACATGAAGGGGTTTATTCGGCTGCAGATAGAGGGTTTCAGCGCTTTTATAAAGCCGTTGAGCCTGTCGGTGATGTTAAAGTTGACTGGCAGATAATTAGCTTGCTTGCAACGGCTTTAGGCTACCCAATGCACTATAACAATACCCAAGAAATATGGGATGAGTTACGGGGATTATGTCCTAAGTACTATGGTGCTACATATGAAAAAATGGATGTGAATGGCGGTTTAGGCTATGTGCAATGGCCTTGCCCAACCCTTGATTCACCTGGGTCTCGTTATTTATATAGCGATGGACAAGGTGGGGTTAAGTTTGATACGCCAAATGGGAAAGGGCAAATCTTTACTTGCGATTGGGCACCGCCGGTTGAGCAAATTGATAATGATTACCCATTAGTGCTTGCGACTGTTCGTGAAGTGGGTCACTACTCGTGTCGTTCTATGACCGGCAATTGCCGGGCTTTAGCCACGTTAGCGGATGAACCAGGTTATATTCAAATTAATAGTCAGGATGCTAAAAATCTCAATATTAAGGATGAAGAGCTTGTTTGGATCTCCTCTCGGCATGGTAAAGTCATATCACGAGCGAATGTAAGTGACCGTACCAATAAAGGCGCGGTATATATGACTTATCAATGGTGGGTAGGTGCTTGCAATGAGCTAGTTGGGGAGAACTTAAGCCCAATAACAAAAACGCCTGAGTATAAATATGTGCCAGTTAAATTGGAAACGATCGCTGACCAGCAGTGGGCTGAAGCTTATGTGCTAGATGAATATCATCAATTAAAACATCGTCTCCGCGCGCAGACTGAAAAGGCAACCTTTTCGTCATACAAATAG
- a CDS encoding 4Fe-4S binding protein, with protein MNKFINANADACIGCKTCEIACVLAHGEEIKTLESAYFNARLRVIEVGDITVPVMCHQCEDAPCMLACPNGAIIRQNYHIEVLQEKCIGCKTCVLACPFGAMKVKLKTQDLIVAGHVRGKRYKAQAIKCDICYTDSKGPACVRACPTDALSLVDPEELVKIQETRQLESIFRHVKSSSL; from the coding sequence ATGAATAAGTTTATTAATGCAAATGCCGATGCATGCATTGGGTGTAAAACCTGTGAAATTGCCTGTGTTTTAGCGCATGGTGAAGAAATTAAAACGCTAGAAAGTGCCTATTTTAACGCCAGACTTCGCGTGATTGAGGTGGGTGATATTACGGTTCCGGTTATGTGTCACCAATGTGAAGATGCACCATGCATGCTAGCGTGTCCGAATGGCGCCATTATCCGTCAAAATTACCATATTGAGGTTTTACAGGAAAAATGCATCGGCTGCAAAACCTGTGTTTTAGCCTGCCCATTTGGGGCGATGAAAGTAAAACTAAAAACGCAAGATTTAATCGTTGCAGGGCATGTAAGAGGCAAACGCTATAAAGCTCAAGCGATAAAATGTGATATTTGTTATACCGACTCAAAGGGACCAGCATGTGTGCGTGCTTGTCCTACCGATGCCCTATCTTTAGTTGATCCTGAAGAATTGGTAAAAATTCAAGAAACACGTCAGTTAGAAAGCATTTTTCGACACGTTAAATCATCGTCGTTGTAA
- the hycI gene encoding hydrogenase maturation peptidase HycI: protein MQTQMVFTVGNSMMGDDGAGPLLAKKMTENSIANWQVIDGGSSPENVVHIIRRIKPNLLLIIDATEMGLNPGEIRFVDVDMIAEMFLMNTHNMPLNFLVEQLKPDIESILFLGIQPDIVGFYYPMTNAVIEAVEKVYQALQQNNITTSFERLQISDNGQIA from the coding sequence ATGCAAACTCAAATGGTGTTTACGGTTGGTAACAGTATGATGGGCGACGATGGTGCCGGCCCCTTACTAGCGAAGAAAATGACTGAAAATTCAATTGCTAATTGGCAAGTGATTGATGGCGGGAGTTCACCCGAAAATGTTGTTCATATTATTCGCCGAATCAAACCCAACCTTTTGCTTATTATTGATGCGACCGAAATGGGGCTAAATCCTGGTGAAATTAGATTTGTTGATGTGGATATGATTGCTGAGATGTTCTTAATGAATACCCACAATATGCCGCTAAATTTTTTAGTAGAACAGTTAAAACCGGATATTGAAAGCATATTATTTCTCGGTATTCAGCCGGATATTGTTGGTTTTTATTACCCGATGACTAATGCGGTTATTGAGGCAGTTGAAAAGGTATATCAAGCATTACAGCAAAATAATATTACGACGTCATTTGAACGGTTACAAATAAGTGATAATGGTCAAATAGCTTAG
- a CDS encoding formate hydrogenlyase maturation HycH family protein produces the protein MNSQVLFYALNSKFVEQEHDIPQHAQQVMYYSLAIGHHVGVIDCFQAVINCPATQYKQWIDHIDDSSEAHAKLDRLFKFGEITVDISHVNLLANAFLPKRQSMEEPFRTWTETLFSLFEAMTKEPAMYLMIKRIGQD, from the coding sequence ATGAATAGTCAGGTTTTATTTTATGCGTTAAATAGTAAATTTGTTGAGCAGGAACATGACATTCCCCAGCATGCCCAACAAGTGATGTATTACTCTTTAGCAATAGGTCATCATGTTGGTGTTATTGATTGCTTTCAAGCAGTAATTAACTGCCCTGCTACGCAATATAAACAGTGGATCGATCATATTGATGATTCGAGTGAAGCACACGCAAAACTTGATCGGTTGTTTAAATTTGGTGAAATTACAGTGGATATTTCGCATGTTAATTTATTAGCAAATGCTTTTTTACCTAAACGTCAGTCGATGGAGGAGCCATTTAGAACTTGGACCGAGACGCTATTTTCGCTATTTGAGGCGATGACCAAAGAACCCGCTATGTATTTAATGATTAAACGTATTGGGCAGGATTAG
- a CDS encoding NADH-quinone oxidoreductase subunit B family protein, translated as MNMKNSQLNSSYDHHRLEPITVDEQTKKLKETLLKKIKRSAYVYRVDCGGCNGCEIEIFAAITPLFDAERFGIKVVPSPRHADILIFTGAVTRSMRMPALRAYHSAPDPKICISYGACGCGGGIFHDLYCVWGGSDNIVPIDVYIPGCPPTPAATIYGFAMALGLLEQKLHGKTSDQTQAMAPSLIYADIPLSIRVTVEREARILAGYYKGKQISDKVMQILTSSSPHEFDSQIEQWLSQENDPRLTEIVIALKETCAKALKGDA; from the coding sequence ATGAATATGAAAAACAGCCAATTAAACTCAAGCTATGATCATCATCGGTTAGAGCCGATAACGGTTGATGAACAAACTAAAAAATTGAAAGAGACCTTATTAAAAAAAATTAAACGTTCAGCTTATGTTTATCGCGTTGATTGCGGTGGTTGCAATGGCTGCGAAATTGAAATATTTGCTGCGATAACACCACTATTTGACGCCGAGCGTTTCGGCATAAAAGTCGTCCCATCTCCTAGGCATGCTGATATCTTAATCTTTACTGGTGCGGTAACGCGTTCAATGAGGATGCCGGCTCTGCGAGCCTATCATAGTGCACCTGACCCTAAAATTTGTATCTCTTATGGTGCTTGTGGCTGTGGTGGGGGGATTTTTCATGATCTCTATTGTGTATGGGGCGGTAGCGATAATATTGTGCCTATCGATGTCTATATTCCAGGTTGCCCACCAACGCCTGCGGCAACGATATATGGTTTTGCCATGGCGCTTGGATTGCTTGAGCAAAAATTACATGGTAAAACCAGCGATCAAACGCAAGCTATGGCGCCTTCATTAATTTACGCTGATATTCCTTTATCTATTCGAGTAACGGTAGAGCGTGAAGCACGAATTTTGGCAGGTTATTACAAAGGTAAGCAAATTAGCGATAAAGTTATGCAAATATTAACATCATCTTCTCCTCATGAGTTTGATAGTCAAATTGAGCAGTGGTTGTCGCAAGAAAATGATCCGCGTTTAACTGAAATAGTCATTGCATTAAAAGAGACGTGTGCTAAAGCTTTAAAAGGTGATGCGTGA
- the hyfH gene encoding hydrogenase 4 subunit H, which yields MLKLLKILTKTGDVTVKYPFKPLDLPEGFRGKPKYEPEQCIACAACTTACPANALTMATDLTSGTRTWQLFVGRCIFCARCEEVCPTRAIVLSQEFELAVTNKQDLYETAIFSLTSCRVCQRYFAPQKEIDYVMALLVQSGMDIDEVESHREHFETCSDCKRRQNIVSEDNIMLSQHIQPRS from the coding sequence ATGTTAAAATTGCTAAAAATTCTAACTAAAACGGGTGATGTTACCGTCAAATATCCGTTTAAACCACTTGATTTACCTGAAGGTTTTCGCGGTAAACCAAAATATGAACCAGAGCAATGTATTGCTTGCGCCGCATGTACGACAGCATGTCCTGCTAATGCGTTAACAATGGCAACGGATCTAACGTCAGGAACGCGCACGTGGCAGCTATTTGTCGGTCGATGTATTTTTTGCGCTAGATGTGAAGAAGTTTGCCCGACAAGAGCAATTGTATTATCTCAAGAATTTGAATTAGCTGTGACTAATAAACAAGATCTTTATGAAACGGCAATATTTAGTTTAACGTCTTGTCGAGTATGTCAGCGCTATTTTGCGCCGCAAAAAGAGATCGACTATGTGATGGCTTTGCTGGTTCAATCGGGCATGGATATTGATGAAGTTGAAAGTCATCGCGAGCACTTTGAAACCTGTTCTGATTGTAAACGCCGGCAAAATATTGTCAGTGAAGATAATATCATGTTAAGCCAACATATTCAGCCTAGGAGCTAA